The following are encoded in a window of Sminthopsis crassicaudata isolate SCR6 chromosome 3, ASM4859323v1, whole genome shotgun sequence genomic DNA:
- the LOC141564408 gene encoding cytochrome P450 2F3-like — MLLLLLLGLLLLALGLHHRGPRGPRARLPPGPTPLPLLGNLLQLGPSSLDKWLIELSRRFGPMFTVHLGPQPCVVLSGASALREALLLQAEAFAGRGGMASLDRCTRGKGIVFSNGPRWHSLRTFTVGSLKALGVGTRSIAERIQEEAAVLVRELSLHGGAPFNPLYHIRNAVANVICSVVFGERYAHDDPEFRVLLNLLNDNFRIMSSQWGQMYNMFPSFLDWLPGPHHRIFSNFKKLQAFISEEIKKHEESRQPEEPQNFIDFFLGQMEKEKQDPGSHFYEETLVMTTHNLFFGGTETTSTTIHYGLLILLKYPSVAEKMQEEIDSVVGRERPPCLEDRDHLPYTNAVIHEIQRFISVLPMSLPHVLTQDTHFCGHFLLKGTTIIPLLISAHRDPAHFKDPENFNPNNFLDDEGGFQNNEAFMPFALGKRICLGAGLARMEIFLFLTTILQRFTLHPVKRPEEIDLSPKSTGLGNVSPPYELYLKIC; from the exons atgctgctgctgctcttgctggGTCTGCTGCTCCTGGCTCTGGGCCTGCACCACAGGGGCCCCCGGGGCCCTCGGGCCCGGCTGCCCCCCGGCCCCACCCCCCTCCCACTGCTTGGAAACCTGCTGCAGCTTGGCCCCTCCAGCCTGGACAAATGGCTCATCGAG CTGAGCAGGCGCTTCGGACCCATGTTCACGGTGCACTTGGGCCCGCAGCCGTGCGTGGTGCTGAGCGGGGCCAGCGCTCTCCGGGAGGCTCTGCTGCTGCAGGCGGAGGCCTTTGCGGGCCGCGGGGGCATGGCTTCTCTGGACCGCTGCACCCGAGGCAAAG GAATCGTGTTCTCCAATGGCCCCCGCTGGCACAGCCTCCGAACCTTCACCGTGGGATCCCTGAAAGCCCTGGGGGTGGGGACCCGGAGCATCGCTGAGCGCATCCAGGAGGAGGCAGCCGTCCTGGTCCGGGAGCTCAGCCTCCACGGAG GAGCCCCGTTTAACCCCCTCTACCACATTCGCAATGCTGTGGCCAACGTCATCTGCTCCGTGGTCTTTGGGGAGCGATATGCCCACGACGACCCAGAATTCCGGGTCCTGCTGAACCTGCTGAATGACAACTTCCGGATCATGAGTTCCCAGTGGGGCCAG ATGTACAACATGTTCCCCTCCTTCCTGGACTGGCTCCCCGGGCCCCACCACCGCATCTTCAGTAACTTCAAGAAGTTACAGGCTTTCATTTCTGAGGAGATCAAGAAACACGAGGAGAGCAGACAGCCCGAAGAACCCCAAAACTTCATTGACTTCTTCCTGGGCCAGATGGAGAAG GAGAAGCAGGACCCCGGGAGCCACTTCTACGAGGAGACCCTGGTGATGACGACCCACAACCTCTTCTTTGGTGGCACTGAGACCACGAGCACCACCATCCATTATGGACTCCTGATCCTCCTCAAGTACCCCAGCGTGGCAG AGAAGATGCAGGAGGAGATTGACAGCGTGGTGGGTCGGGAACGGCCCCCCTGCCTGGAAGACAGAGACCATCTGCCCTACACGAATGCTGTCATCCACGAGATCCAACGTTTCATCAGCGTGCTGCCTATGAGTCTTCCCCATGTTCTCACCCAGGACACCCACTTCTGCGGTCACTTCCTACTCAAG GGCACCACCATCATTCCACTGCTGATCTCGGCGCACCGGGACCCGGCCCACTTCAAGGACCCAGAGAACTTCAACCCCAACAACTTCCTGGATGACGAGGGTGGCTTCCAGAACAACGAAGCCTTCATGCCGTTTGCTCTAG GAAAGCGCATCTGTCTCGGGGCAGGCCTGGCGCGCATGgaaatcttcctcttcctcaccaCCATCCTGCAGCGTTTCACCCTCCACCCTGTCAAGAGGCCTGAGGAGATTGACCTCTCTCCCAAGTCCACAGGCCTGGGCAACGTGTCCCCACCCTATGAGCTCTACCTGAAGATCTGCTGA